TGCGATCTGATCACCTTTTTCTATTCCTGAAAGAATCTCGATATTCGTTCCGGTTTCGATTCCGGTTGTTACTTTTTTCAGTTTTGCAACATTATTCTCGATGATAAAGACTTGAGCATCTGCTGTGCTTCCGATAATCGCAGTTCTGGGGACAACCACCGATTCTCTATTCACTCTTCTGTTAAATTCAACATCGACATTCATCCCGGCTTTCAAATTTTTGTTATTCAAAATGACAAGTTCCACCGGGAAACTGTGGACTTCATCACCTTTCACACCGATTGATTTGATTCGTGCACTAAATTCCTTACCGGGGAAAATATCGGTAGTAATTGTGGCGAGATCACCGTTCTTTAGAAAAAATACATCACTTTCAGCAACACTTACCTTTACTCGGGGAGCGCTGATATCAACAAGATTAACGACAACAGTTCCTCCAATCACATTACTACCGAGATTAACCATGCGCTGCGTAATCACCCCTGAGAAGGGGGCCTTTATTTTGGTATCTTCAACCTGTCTCCTTGCAATGGTCAGTTGAGCTTCTGAAGATTTGAATGCCAGTCTGTAGGCATCCACCTGTGCCTCGGTCGCAGAACCTTCTTTGAGAAGTGCTTCAAATTTTTCAAGGTCTTTCTTTGATTTTTCGTAATCAGCTTCCCTGAGTCGAAGAGCAGCTACTTTCAGTTCATCATCCACTTTAAATAGTATCTGACCGGCTTTAACCATATCGCCAACATCGCAATAAACCGCTCTTATTAGTCCGGGTGCCTCTGATACAACTGCCACTTCCTTATCAGCGAAAACCGTTCCAGTTTGCGTAAGTTTTTTATCAATAGTCTCGATTGCTGCCTCAATCACGGAGACTGCAACGGTGGTCATTTTTTTTGTTTCAACTTTTGCAGCCATTTTCTGTTTGTTGTTAAAAAGTACAAAAGCAATAACTCCAATTATCGCTACAACAATCAGGATGTAAATAATCTTTTTTAGCATTTTTTTCTCTTAAATTCTTTATTAGTTACCGGTTGCTTTGTCTAAAAGTGCTTCTGCGTTCCTGAGATCGGAAATTGATGTGACGAGTTTTATTTTTGCATCAAACAGCGCCACTTCAGCATCAATCAGGTCAGAATTTTTAATCAAGCCTTGCTGAAAGAGGTTGTAACTTACTCTGTAATTTTCTTCGGCTTGTTTTACGGTATTTTGGGCAAGTTCAATTCTGCTCTTGTTGGCAGTATAGTTCAAAAAGGCTTGTTTCACCTCGATGAGAATGCCATCTTTCATCATCTGATACTGATAATTGGTCTGTGCAAGTTCAGATTCAGCCTGCTGTGTCTTATATGAAGTGGCATTCCAATTCCAGAGAGTGTAGGAGAGTGAAAGTGTTACATCCCAGGTACCTTTAAATTCATCCTTGGTAGGAACGATTCTTTGGTTCGGTCTTGAATAATTATAATTGCCAATGAAATAAATATCAGGGTACCATGCAGAGCGTGTAAGCTCAATCGCACTTTTTCTGGAGTTTAATCTTACCTCCATAGCCTTAAGTTCGGGTCTGCTCTTCAGGGCGAGAGTGTTTATCTCGTCGAGTGTAAGATTTGTTGCAGGTTGATCGGTAATCAGCGAAGGTTTAAGGGTCAGTTCGGTTTCATATGGCATATCCATACTGTTCAACAACATTAACTTCGCCATCTGCTTCGCATTTTCTGTTTCCAACAGTTGTACTTTTGCGGAAGAAAGTTGCACTTCCAATTTAAGAATTTCGTTTTCTGTGATCAGGCCCTGTTTGAAAAAATTCCTGAGATCTTTCAAGTGCAATTCAATTGTCTTTATGTATTCTTCGACAACTTTTTTGCCTTCGGTTACTTTATAAAGCGACCAGTAGGAATTAGCAATTGAGTATTTCAATTTGCTCTTCTCACTCTGAAGGTCAAAAAGACCGGCAGCAATTGCCTGATCTGAGAGCTCTTTGTTCAGGTCAATTTTGAAACCTGTAAAGACGGGTTGAGTGAGTGTTAATTTTGCCGAATAGTTGTTCAGTATGCTTGGGGAGACTGTGAATGTCTGCATTGAGCCACCGAACGGTATACTAATTGCGAATGGATCAACCTCACTCAGTCTGGTATAACCTGCTTGAAGGGAGAGCGAGGGGAGTCCGGCGGTTCCTGCCTCTTCTCTTTTTAATTTTGCAGCATTTACCTTTTCAGCAGCAACCTTTATGCTCTTGTTGTTCTCCAATCCGTACTTGACGCAATCATCCAGGCTCATCTCCACACTTTTCTGTGCGGATGTCAGCCCTGTCACGAACAAGATTAAAATGGACAGGTATTTGGGCAATTGAAACATAAATCTTCCTTGGTGTGTTTTCCTGTTAAATCACATATTTCGCAGGTAATTATTAAAAAAATCAGGTGTTTCTGCTTATTTTTTCAGTCTGTTTTATTGAAAATGTAAAATTGCAATAAAAGACAACAAATTTAAGAAAAAGCGATTGATCAAAGATGAATATCTCAATCATGATTTCATTTATGGAATGATTTTATAATTAAAAAAAAGACTTAAATATGGAATGGATATTTTTATTTGTTGCGGGTTTACTCGAAATCGGATGGCCCCTTGGGTTCAAGTTGTCTCAATCATCACAGGATGGATCTACAAAATGGTTGTGGATAATCGCCGCGGTTATAAGTATGGCAGGGAGTGGCTATTTCCTTTGGCTTGCACAAAGAAATATTCCAATAGGAACAGCTTATGCAATCTGGACAGGAGTAGGAGCAGCAGGAACATTTATAATAGGGATATTATTCTTTAAGGATGCGGCAACGGCAGGTAGAATTCTGTCGTTTTTTCTGATAGTTGCGGGGATAATAGGATTGAAACTTACGAGTTAAAGAAGGGTTTAAAGGTGGTGCCGAAAGCCGGGGTCGAACCGGCACCTGGTGTGAGCCAGACTGGATTTTGAGTCCAGCGCGTCTGCCAATTTCGCCATTTCGGCATACCTGAAAAAAATTGCCACGGTCGGTATCGTGGCAGGAAAGTGGGCAGGGACGGAATCGAACCGCCGACACAAGGATTTTCAGTCCTTTGCTCTACCGACTGAGCTACCTGCCCTCTAAATCAAATATTTAGACTGTAAATTTAAGGAATTTCTCAATATTGAGCAAGACCTGTAAGCAAAAAAAACAAAAAAAATCGCCAAAAAATAAAAAGAGAGGAGCGATTTGGAATCACTCCTCTCAAAAGGCATGGTTAATTGGCCAACTATTTTATTAACATCATTTTTCTGTTTGCTCTGAAACTCGACTTACCATCTGATGAGACAGCTTCAATAGAATAGAAATATGCACCTGAGGCTACAGAACTCATTATCTGTGAATGATGATGCAATCCCGGAGCCAGGGTTCCTTTATCGTAACTTTCCACGAGGTTACCTGCAGCGTCATAAAAGTTCAATTTTACTCTGCTTTCAACAGGTAATGAGAAGGAGACCATGGTTGAAGGATTGAATGGATTCGGATAATTTTGATGCAGTTCAAAAGTTGCCGGAGTAGTAATTACGGCTTCAACAGCTTTAGTGTACTCAAATCTTCCGTCAAAATCCACCTGGCGGAGTCTGTAGAAATATCTTCCGGGTTTAGTCACACTTCTGTCAGTAAATACATAGCTGTTCTCTTCAGAAGTTGTTCCTTTTCCTTCAACAAATGAAATTCTTGACCATGCAAGTCCTGATGCCTGATCTTCAGCTCTCTCAATTTCAAATCCCTTATTATTGGTTTCGGTAGCGGTTGTCCAATCGAGTTTGACCGTGTAACCATCGGAATTTGCGATGAAAGAAGTCAATTCCACCGGTACAGCAGCTGTAACAGTGACATTTGATGTTCTCTTATGAACAGGAGTACCACCGGCACCTT
This genomic window from Ignavibacteria bacterium contains:
- a CDS encoding efflux RND transporter periplasmic adaptor subunit — encoded protein: MLKKIIYILIVVAIIGVIAFVLFNNKQKMAAKVETKKMTTVAVSVIEAAIETIDKKLTQTGTVFADKEVAVVSEAPGLIRAVYCDVGDMVKAGQILFKVDDELKVAALRLREADYEKSKKDLEKFEALLKEGSATEAQVDAYRLAFKSSEAQLTIARRQVEDTKIKAPFSGVITQRMVNLGSNVIGGTVVVNLVDISAPRVKVSVAESDVFFLKNGDLATITTDIFPGKEFSARIKSIGVKGDEVHSFPVELVILNNKNLKAGMNVDVEFNRRVNRESVVVPRTAIIGSTADAQVFIIENNVAKLKKVTTGIETGTNIEILSGIEKGDQIAISGQVNLRDGSPVNIVKSK
- a CDS encoding TolC family protein produces the protein MFQLPKYLSILILFVTGLTSAQKSVEMSLDDCVKYGLENNKSIKVAAEKVNAAKLKREEAGTAGLPSLSLQAGYTRLSEVDPFAISIPFGGSMQTFTVSPSILNNYSAKLTLTQPVFTGFKIDLNKELSDQAIAAGLFDLQSEKSKLKYSIANSYWSLYKVTEGKKVVEEYIKTIELHLKDLRNFFKQGLITENEILKLEVQLSSAKVQLLETENAKQMAKLMLLNSMDMPYETELTLKPSLITDQPATNLTLDEINTLALKSRPELKAMEVRLNSRKSAIELTRSAWYPDIYFIGNYNYSRPNQRIVPTKDEFKGTWDVTLSLSYTLWNWNATSYKTQQAESELAQTNYQYQMMKDGILIEVKQAFLNYTANKSRIELAQNTVKQAEENYRVSYNLFQQGLIKNSDLIDAEVALFDAKIKLVTSISDLRNAEALLDKATGN
- a CDS encoding multidrug efflux SMR transporter, which codes for MEWIFLFVAGLLEIGWPLGFKLSQSSQDGSTKWLWIIAAVISMAGSGYFLWLAQRNIPIGTAYAIWTGVGAAGTFIIGILFFKDAATAGRILSFFLIVAGIIGLKLTS